Proteins encoded in a region of the Vicia villosa cultivar HV-30 ecotype Madison, WI linkage group LG5, Vvil1.0, whole genome shotgun sequence genome:
- the LOC131603236 gene encoding probable LRR receptor-like serine/threonine-protein kinase At5g10290, whose amino-acid sequence MDLLFVLLLLGCFCSFVLSDQQGDALIALKLSLNASGQQLTDWNENQVNPCTWSSINCNQNNNVFEVSLGMMGFTGYLTPRLGALKYLQFLSLQGNGITGEIPKEFGNLTSLIRLDLENNRLTGEIPSSLGNLKKLQFLTLSQNNLSGTIPESVAGISSLTEVQLDSNNLSGQIPQRLFEVSKYNFSGNNLNCGVSFGQPCAYNHSDQGSSHKPTGLIIGISITLVAILVIGGLLLFWYKGRHKGYKREVFVDVAGEVDRRIAFGQLRRFAWRELQIATDNFSEKNVLGQGGFGKVYKGVLSDNTKVAVKRLTDYESPGGDVAFQREVEMISVAVHRNLLRLIGYCTTPTERLLVYPFMQNLSLAYRLRELKPGELVLGWPTRKQVALGTARGLEYLHEHCNPKIIHRDVKAANVLLDEDFEAVVGDFGLAKLVDVRKTNVTTQVRGTMGHIAPEYLSTGKSSERTDVFGYGIMLLELVTGQRAIDFSRLEEEDDVLLLDHVKKLEREKRLEVIVDRNLNKNYNIQEVEMMIKVALLCTQATPEDRPLMSEVVRMLEGEGLAERWEEWQHVEVNRRQEYERLQRRFDWGEDSVYNQDAIELSGGR is encoded by the exons ATGGACTTGTTATTTGTACTATTGCTGTTAGGTTGCTTCTGTTCTTTTGTGTTGTCTGACCAGCAAG GAGATGCGCTGATTGCGTTGAAGCTATCGCTGAATGCTTCAGGTCAACAGCTTACTGACTGGAATGAAAATCAAGTCAACCCATGTACTTGGTCAAGTATTAACTGTAATCAAAACAACAATGTTTTTGAAGT TTCATTGGGGATGATGGGATTCACAGGATACTTGACCCCTAGGCTAGGAGCGCTAAAATATCTCCAATTTCT TTCTTTGCAAGGAAATGGCATAACTGGTGAGATACCAAAAGAATTCGGAAACCTGACTAGCTTGATCAGGTTGGATTTGGAAAACAACAGATTAACTGGTGAAATACCGTCTTCCCTTGGTAATCTTAAAAAGCTCCAATTCTT GACATTGAGTCAAAACAATCTCAGTGGGACTATTCCTGAATCAGTTGCCGGTATTTCAAGCTTGACCGAAGT TCAGCTAGATTCAAATAATCTCAGTGGCCAAATTCCGCAGCGGTTGTTTGAAGTTTCTAAATACAA TTTCAGCGGAAATAATTTGAATTGTGGTGTGAGTTTTGGTCAACCTTGTGCATACAATCATTCAGATCAAG GTTCATCACATAAACCAACAGGCCTCATAATCGGAATTAGCATAACGCTTGTAGCTATCCTTGTTATTGGTGGTCTCCTGTTATTTTGGTACAAGGGTAGACACAAGGGCTACAAGCGCGAAGTGTTTGTAGATGTTGCAG GTGAAGTTGATCGGCGAATTGCATTTGGTCAATTAAGAAGATTTGCATGGAGAGAACTACAAATAGCTACCGACAACTTCAGTGAGAAAAATGTTTTAGGACAGGGAGGCTTTGGAAAGGTTTATAAAGGCGTCCTTTCTGATAACACAAAAGTTGCTGTTAAAAGGTTAACTGATTATGAAAGCCCTGGGGGAGATGTAGCTTTCCAGCGTGAAGTTGAGATGATAAGTGTAGCAGTTCATCGGAACTTGTTACGGCTGATTGGATATTGTACTACTCCAACCGAACGCCTTTTAGTTTATCCCTTCATGCAGAACTTAAGTCTTGCGTATCGTCTTCGAG AACTCAAACCCGGGGAACTTGTTTTGGGTTGGCCTACAAGAAAACAAGTGGCTCTGGGAACTGCACGTGGCCTAGAATATCTTCATGAGCATTGCAATCCTAAGATTATTCATCGAGATGTGAAGGCAGCTAATGTATTACTCGACGAAGATTTTGAAGCAGTTGTCGGCGACTTTGGTTTGGCAAAGTTAGTAGATGTTCGAAAGACTAACGTGACAACTCAAGTTCGTGGGACAATGGGCCACATAGCTCCTGAATATTTGTCGACCGGAAAGTCATCAGAAAGGACTGATGTTTTCGGCTATGGGATTATGCTTCTGGAGCTTGTTACAGGCCAACGTGCAATTGACTTCTCACGATTGGAAGAGGAAGATGATGTGCTGCTACTTGACCAT GTTAAGAAATTGGAGCGAGAGAAAAGACTAGAAGTTATCGTTGATCGCAACCTAAATAAAAACTACAACATACAAGAAGTAGAAATGATGATAAAAGTAGCATTACTGTGCACTCAAGCAACGCCGGAAGACCGTCCACTAATGTCGGAGGTTGTAAGAATGCTAGAAGGAGAAGGGTTGGCGGAAAGGTGGGAAGAATGGCAACACGTGGAGGTGAACCGGAGACAAGAATACGAGAGATTACAAAGAAGATTTGATTGGGGAGAAGATTCAGTTTATAATCAAGATGCCATTGAGTTGTCCGGTGGGAGATGA